One window of Triticum dicoccoides isolate Atlit2015 ecotype Zavitan chromosome 5A, WEW_v2.0, whole genome shotgun sequence genomic DNA carries:
- the LOC119300686 gene encoding cell division topological specificity factor homolog, chloroplastic-like, whose protein sequence is MVMATATAISGRVSGEASAILAPSAMSLSAPVRRAANSKGCFRAFPRVASSKLMLTPGRLCIERQSCPRISSACSALSRRDFSPVTQDMEGFLHSIVNMGFLDRLKLAWKIIFPAPTIHENTNASIAKQRLKMILFSDRCEVSDEAKKKIVENVVEALSEFVEIESRDNVQVDISTDAGLGTVYSVTVPVRRVKPEYQESEEQYRGKIVGVDFKDTGESSGNVDVTFDFYVPNENH, encoded by the exons ATGGTGATGGCgacagcgacggcgatctccggccgCGTATCCGGCGAGGCCAGCGCAATCCTCGCTCCTTCCGCTATGTCCCTCTCCGCGCCGGTCCGACGCGCCGCCAACTCCAAG GGATGCTTTCGTGCTTTTCCTCGTGTTGCATCTAGCAAGCTCATGCTTACACCAGGACGACTATGCATTGAGCGCCAAAGCTGTCCACGGATATCTAGTGCCTGCTCTGCTCTTTCAAGGCGGGACTTCTCTCCTGTTACTCAAGACATGGAAGGCTTCCTTCACAGTATTGTTAATATGGGATTTCTTGACCGTCTGAAACTGGCTTGGAAGATAATCTTCCCAGCACCAACCATACATGAGAACACAAATGCAAGTATTGCAAAGCAGAGGCTGAAGATGATTCTATTCTCCGACAGGTGCGAGGTCAGTGACGAAGCAAAGAAAAAGATAGTGGAAAACGTTGTTGAGGCACTATCTGAATTTGTCGAGATTGAATCACGTGATAATGTACAAGTGGATATCTCGACTGATGCTGGCCTTGGCACAGTGTATTCTGTGACTGTTCCAGTGCGCCGTGTAAAGCCTGAGTACCAGGAATCTGAAGAGCAGTACAGAGGAAAAATCGTTGGTGTTGACTTCAAGGACACTGGAGAATCATCTGGTAATGTTGATGTCACCTTCGATTTCTATGTTCCGAATGAGAACCACTGA